From a region of the Micropterus dolomieu isolate WLL.071019.BEF.003 ecotype Adirondacks linkage group LG21, ASM2129224v1, whole genome shotgun sequence genome:
- the rtkna gene encoding rhotekin isoform X4, with amino-acid sequence MNNSNNQRDSDIQKKIDHEIRMRDGACKLLAACSQKDQALEAAKSLQTCSTRIMAYMSELQRMKEAQVMQKVTRRSSDAGPMDDRLPCKGKVAISDLRIPLMWKDTEYFKNKGELHRCAVFCLLQLGGEIFDTDMVIVDRTLTDICFDNTIVFNEARPGFELRVELYSCCSEDDYSAGSTPRKLASKLSSSLGRSAGKKLRAAMEPGPCSPVSNGGAAPLLLPVPSVPGPKYHLLAHTTLSLLHVQDSFRTHDLTISGNEECSYWLPLYGSMCCRLAAQPHCMTQQMMSGCLKVKQLGGDPQGWTKVYAVLKGTSLFCYHRQEDVEANVEPAFTIAINKETRIRASEKDPHSKVQNICISNQYGGEEVTHTLTADSREDTHQWMEAFWQHFYDMSQWKQCCDDLMKIELPSPRKPAPVTPKQGSLYHEMVIESSDDLSSTVSDILARRMQELELRSQLGTSPTWMSVFEENNLKSVGRPRPCTSRISGHSPSSPHRLPRSPVSPHRCPQTALLSSDTSLTSDSDSHCSTSPCSHHRGWPEPSSNFSLLSSSPSRVRPRTLSLDAKLSTLRGRGYGGGGTFQCPCQPPPSSLLTPLPISSRSPQSQRSTQTTLSCSSSTSSNSSSNSEGSHSPESSEGAPFSRPSPARRSLRNLRARLDPRNWLQSQV; translated from the exons GACAGCGACATCCAGAAGAAGATTGACCATGAGATCCGGATGCGCGATGGGGCCTGCAAGCTGCTGGCCGCCTGCTCCCAGAAAGACCAGGCGTTGGAAGCGGCAAAGAGCCTGCAGACCTGTAGCACTCGTATCATGGCCTACATGTCTGAGCTGCAGAGGATGAAAGAGGCTCAAGTCATGCAGAAGGTCACGCGGAGGTCATCGGATGCAGGGCCGATGGACGACAGACTTCCGTGCAAAGGAAAAGTGGCCATCTCAG ATCTTCGAATCCCTCTCATGTGGAAAGACACCGAGTACTTCAAGAACAAAGGAG AGCTTCATCGGTGTGCAGTGttctgcctgctgcagctgggaGGAGAGATCTTTGACACAGACATGGTGATAGTGGACCGGACACTCACCGATATTTGCTTTGACAACACCATCGTATT TAATGAAGCCAGGCCAGGTTTTGAGCTGCGTGTTGAGTTGTACAGCTGCTGCTCAGAGGACGACTACTCAGCAGGAAGCACGCCAAGGAAACTAGCCAGTAAACTGAGCTCCTCGCTGGGGCGATCAGCGGGGAAGAAGCTCCGGGCAGCCATGGAGCCTGGACCATGTAGTCCTGTTAGCAACGGAGGGGCAGCTCCACTTCTGCTGCCAGTCCCCTCTGTACC GGGCCCTAAGTACCACCTTTTAGCTCATACCACCCTGTCACTGTTACACGTCCAGGACAGCTTTCGCACGCATGACCTCACCATCTCAGGCAACG AAGAGTGTTCTTATTGGCTGCCACTCTATGGCAGTATGTGTTGCCGCCTCGCAGCTCAGCCTCACTGTATGACCCAGCAGATGATGAGTGGATGTTTAAAAGTTAAG CAGTTGGGAGGTGACCCTCAGGGTTGGACAAAAGTGTACGCTGTTTTAAAAGGAACAAGCCTTTTCTGCTACCACCGACAAGAAGATGTGGAGGCTAATGTTGAGCCAGCTTTCACCATTGCCATCAACAAG gAGACCAGAATACGTGCGTCGGAGAAAGACCCTCACAGTAAAGTTCAGAATATCTGTATTAGTAACCAGTACGGAGGAGAGGAGGTCACGCACACACTGACAGCAGACAGCCGCGAGGACACACACCAGTGGATGGAGGCCTTTTGGCAACATTTCTATGACATGA GCCAGTGGAAGCAGTGCTGTGATGACTTAATGAAAATTGAACTGCCATCACCAAGGAAACCGGCTCCTGTCACACCAAAACAGGGCTCACTCTATCATGAAATGG TTATTGAGTCATCTGATGACCTCAGCAGCACTGTGTCAGACATCTTGGCTCGGAGGATGCAGGAGCTGGAGCTCCGCAGCCAGCTGGGCACCTCCCCCACCTGGATGTCTGTGTTTGAGGAGAACAACCTCAAAAGCGTTGGCCGCCCCCGTCCCTGTACCTCTCGCATTTCTGGCCACAGCCCCTCCTCCCCTCATCGACTGCCCCGGAGCCCTGTGAGCCCTCATCGCTGCCCACAGACGGCTCTGCTGTCCTCAGATACAAGCCTGACCTCAGACAGCGACAGCCACTGCAGCACCAGTCCCTGCTCTCACCACCGTGGCTGGCCCGAGCCTTCTTCAAACTTCTCTCTCTTGTCATCTTCTCCTTCCCGTGTGAGGCCACGCACTCTGTCGCTGGATGCTAAGCTCAGCACCCTTCGAGGGCGGGGGTATGGAGGAGGTGGGACCTTCCAATGCCCCTGCCAGCCTCCTCCTTCCTCGCTGCTCACCCCACTCCCCATCTCCTCACGTTCACCTCAGTCACAACGCAGCACACAGACCACGCTCTCCTGTTCCAGCTCCACCTCTAGCAACAGCTCCAGCAACAGTGAGGGCAGCCACAGCCCCGAGTCATCTGAGGGAGCCCCCTTCTCAAGGCCCTCCCCAGCTCGACGCAGCCTCAGGAACCTCAGGGCCAGACTTGATCCTCGCAACTGGCTTCAAAGTCAGGTGTGA
- the rtkna gene encoding rhotekin isoform X2, with product MFCRNQTARATVARGSALEMEIRRGKFRKSVFLDTSQDSDIQKKIDHEIRMRDGACKLLAACSQKDQALEAAKSLQTCSTRIMAYMSELQRMKEAQVMQKVTRRSSDAGPMDDRLPCKGKVAISDLRIPLMWKDTEYFKNKGELHRCAVFCLLQLGGEIFDTDMVIVDRTLTDICFDNTIVFNEARPGFELRVELYSCCSEDDYSAGSTPRKLASKLSSSLGRSAGKKLRAAMEPGPCSPVSNGGAAPLLLPVPSVPGPKYHLLAHTTLSLLHVQDSFRTHDLTISGNEECSYWLPLYGSMCCRLAAQPHCMTQQMMSGCLKVKLGGDPQGWTKVYAVLKGTSLFCYHRQEDVEANVEPAFTIAINKETRIRASEKDPHSKVQNICISNQYGGEEVTHTLTADSREDTHQWMEAFWQHFYDMSQWKQCCDDLMKIELPSPRKPAPVTPKQGSLYHEMVIESSDDLSSTVSDILARRMQELELRSQLGTSPTWMSVFEENNLKSVGRPRPCTSRISGHSPSSPHRLPRSPVSPHRCPQTALLSSDTSLTSDSDSHCSTSPCSHHRGWPEPSSNFSLLSSSPSRVRPRTLSLDAKLSTLRGRGYGGGGTFQCPCQPPPSSLLTPLPISSRSPQSQRSTQTTLSCSSSTSSNSSSNSEGSHSPESSEGAPFSRPSPARRSLRNLRARLDPRNWLQSQV from the exons GACAGCGACATCCAGAAGAAGATTGACCATGAGATCCGGATGCGCGATGGGGCCTGCAAGCTGCTGGCCGCCTGCTCCCAGAAAGACCAGGCGTTGGAAGCGGCAAAGAGCCTGCAGACCTGTAGCACTCGTATCATGGCCTACATGTCTGAGCTGCAGAGGATGAAAGAGGCTCAAGTCATGCAGAAGGTCACGCGGAGGTCATCGGATGCAGGGCCGATGGACGACAGACTTCCGTGCAAAGGAAAAGTGGCCATCTCAG ATCTTCGAATCCCTCTCATGTGGAAAGACACCGAGTACTTCAAGAACAAAGGAG AGCTTCATCGGTGTGCAGTGttctgcctgctgcagctgggaGGAGAGATCTTTGACACAGACATGGTGATAGTGGACCGGACACTCACCGATATTTGCTTTGACAACACCATCGTATT TAATGAAGCCAGGCCAGGTTTTGAGCTGCGTGTTGAGTTGTACAGCTGCTGCTCAGAGGACGACTACTCAGCAGGAAGCACGCCAAGGAAACTAGCCAGTAAACTGAGCTCCTCGCTGGGGCGATCAGCGGGGAAGAAGCTCCGGGCAGCCATGGAGCCTGGACCATGTAGTCCTGTTAGCAACGGAGGGGCAGCTCCACTTCTGCTGCCAGTCCCCTCTGTACC GGGCCCTAAGTACCACCTTTTAGCTCATACCACCCTGTCACTGTTACACGTCCAGGACAGCTTTCGCACGCATGACCTCACCATCTCAGGCAACG AAGAGTGTTCTTATTGGCTGCCACTCTATGGCAGTATGTGTTGCCGCCTCGCAGCTCAGCCTCACTGTATGACCCAGCAGATGATGAGTGGATGTTTAAAAGTTAAG TTGGGAGGTGACCCTCAGGGTTGGACAAAAGTGTACGCTGTTTTAAAAGGAACAAGCCTTTTCTGCTACCACCGACAAGAAGATGTGGAGGCTAATGTTGAGCCAGCTTTCACCATTGCCATCAACAAG gAGACCAGAATACGTGCGTCGGAGAAAGACCCTCACAGTAAAGTTCAGAATATCTGTATTAGTAACCAGTACGGAGGAGAGGAGGTCACGCACACACTGACAGCAGACAGCCGCGAGGACACACACCAGTGGATGGAGGCCTTTTGGCAACATTTCTATGACATGA GCCAGTGGAAGCAGTGCTGTGATGACTTAATGAAAATTGAACTGCCATCACCAAGGAAACCGGCTCCTGTCACACCAAAACAGGGCTCACTCTATCATGAAATGG TTATTGAGTCATCTGATGACCTCAGCAGCACTGTGTCAGACATCTTGGCTCGGAGGATGCAGGAGCTGGAGCTCCGCAGCCAGCTGGGCACCTCCCCCACCTGGATGTCTGTGTTTGAGGAGAACAACCTCAAAAGCGTTGGCCGCCCCCGTCCCTGTACCTCTCGCATTTCTGGCCACAGCCCCTCCTCCCCTCATCGACTGCCCCGGAGCCCTGTGAGCCCTCATCGCTGCCCACAGACGGCTCTGCTGTCCTCAGATACAAGCCTGACCTCAGACAGCGACAGCCACTGCAGCACCAGTCCCTGCTCTCACCACCGTGGCTGGCCCGAGCCTTCTTCAAACTTCTCTCTCTTGTCATCTTCTCCTTCCCGTGTGAGGCCACGCACTCTGTCGCTGGATGCTAAGCTCAGCACCCTTCGAGGGCGGGGGTATGGAGGAGGTGGGACCTTCCAATGCCCCTGCCAGCCTCCTCCTTCCTCGCTGCTCACCCCACTCCCCATCTCCTCACGTTCACCTCAGTCACAACGCAGCACACAGACCACGCTCTCCTGTTCCAGCTCCACCTCTAGCAACAGCTCCAGCAACAGTGAGGGCAGCCACAGCCCCGAGTCATCTGAGGGAGCCCCCTTCTCAAGGCCCTCCCCAGCTCGACGCAGCCTCAGGAACCTCAGGGCCAGACTTGATCCTCGCAACTGGCTTCAAAGTCAGGTGTGA
- the rtkna gene encoding rhotekin isoform X1, with product MFCRNQTARATVARGSALEMEIRRGKFRKSVFLDTSQDSDIQKKIDHEIRMRDGACKLLAACSQKDQALEAAKSLQTCSTRIMAYMSELQRMKEAQVMQKVTRRSSDAGPMDDRLPCKGKVAISDLRIPLMWKDTEYFKNKGELHRCAVFCLLQLGGEIFDTDMVIVDRTLTDICFDNTIVFNEARPGFELRVELYSCCSEDDYSAGSTPRKLASKLSSSLGRSAGKKLRAAMEPGPCSPVSNGGAAPLLLPVPSVPGPKYHLLAHTTLSLLHVQDSFRTHDLTISGNEECSYWLPLYGSMCCRLAAQPHCMTQQMMSGCLKVKQLGGDPQGWTKVYAVLKGTSLFCYHRQEDVEANVEPAFTIAINKETRIRASEKDPHSKVQNICISNQYGGEEVTHTLTADSREDTHQWMEAFWQHFYDMSQWKQCCDDLMKIELPSPRKPAPVTPKQGSLYHEMVIESSDDLSSTVSDILARRMQELELRSQLGTSPTWMSVFEENNLKSVGRPRPCTSRISGHSPSSPHRLPRSPVSPHRCPQTALLSSDTSLTSDSDSHCSTSPCSHHRGWPEPSSNFSLLSSSPSRVRPRTLSLDAKLSTLRGRGYGGGGTFQCPCQPPPSSLLTPLPISSRSPQSQRSTQTTLSCSSSTSSNSSSNSEGSHSPESSEGAPFSRPSPARRSLRNLRARLDPRNWLQSQV from the exons GACAGCGACATCCAGAAGAAGATTGACCATGAGATCCGGATGCGCGATGGGGCCTGCAAGCTGCTGGCCGCCTGCTCCCAGAAAGACCAGGCGTTGGAAGCGGCAAAGAGCCTGCAGACCTGTAGCACTCGTATCATGGCCTACATGTCTGAGCTGCAGAGGATGAAAGAGGCTCAAGTCATGCAGAAGGTCACGCGGAGGTCATCGGATGCAGGGCCGATGGACGACAGACTTCCGTGCAAAGGAAAAGTGGCCATCTCAG ATCTTCGAATCCCTCTCATGTGGAAAGACACCGAGTACTTCAAGAACAAAGGAG AGCTTCATCGGTGTGCAGTGttctgcctgctgcagctgggaGGAGAGATCTTTGACACAGACATGGTGATAGTGGACCGGACACTCACCGATATTTGCTTTGACAACACCATCGTATT TAATGAAGCCAGGCCAGGTTTTGAGCTGCGTGTTGAGTTGTACAGCTGCTGCTCAGAGGACGACTACTCAGCAGGAAGCACGCCAAGGAAACTAGCCAGTAAACTGAGCTCCTCGCTGGGGCGATCAGCGGGGAAGAAGCTCCGGGCAGCCATGGAGCCTGGACCATGTAGTCCTGTTAGCAACGGAGGGGCAGCTCCACTTCTGCTGCCAGTCCCCTCTGTACC GGGCCCTAAGTACCACCTTTTAGCTCATACCACCCTGTCACTGTTACACGTCCAGGACAGCTTTCGCACGCATGACCTCACCATCTCAGGCAACG AAGAGTGTTCTTATTGGCTGCCACTCTATGGCAGTATGTGTTGCCGCCTCGCAGCTCAGCCTCACTGTATGACCCAGCAGATGATGAGTGGATGTTTAAAAGTTAAG CAGTTGGGAGGTGACCCTCAGGGTTGGACAAAAGTGTACGCTGTTTTAAAAGGAACAAGCCTTTTCTGCTACCACCGACAAGAAGATGTGGAGGCTAATGTTGAGCCAGCTTTCACCATTGCCATCAACAAG gAGACCAGAATACGTGCGTCGGAGAAAGACCCTCACAGTAAAGTTCAGAATATCTGTATTAGTAACCAGTACGGAGGAGAGGAGGTCACGCACACACTGACAGCAGACAGCCGCGAGGACACACACCAGTGGATGGAGGCCTTTTGGCAACATTTCTATGACATGA GCCAGTGGAAGCAGTGCTGTGATGACTTAATGAAAATTGAACTGCCATCACCAAGGAAACCGGCTCCTGTCACACCAAAACAGGGCTCACTCTATCATGAAATGG TTATTGAGTCATCTGATGACCTCAGCAGCACTGTGTCAGACATCTTGGCTCGGAGGATGCAGGAGCTGGAGCTCCGCAGCCAGCTGGGCACCTCCCCCACCTGGATGTCTGTGTTTGAGGAGAACAACCTCAAAAGCGTTGGCCGCCCCCGTCCCTGTACCTCTCGCATTTCTGGCCACAGCCCCTCCTCCCCTCATCGACTGCCCCGGAGCCCTGTGAGCCCTCATCGCTGCCCACAGACGGCTCTGCTGTCCTCAGATACAAGCCTGACCTCAGACAGCGACAGCCACTGCAGCACCAGTCCCTGCTCTCACCACCGTGGCTGGCCCGAGCCTTCTTCAAACTTCTCTCTCTTGTCATCTTCTCCTTCCCGTGTGAGGCCACGCACTCTGTCGCTGGATGCTAAGCTCAGCACCCTTCGAGGGCGGGGGTATGGAGGAGGTGGGACCTTCCAATGCCCCTGCCAGCCTCCTCCTTCCTCGCTGCTCACCCCACTCCCCATCTCCTCACGTTCACCTCAGTCACAACGCAGCACACAGACCACGCTCTCCTGTTCCAGCTCCACCTCTAGCAACAGCTCCAGCAACAGTGAGGGCAGCCACAGCCCCGAGTCATCTGAGGGAGCCCCCTTCTCAAGGCCCTCCCCAGCTCGACGCAGCCTCAGGAACCTCAGGGCCAGACTTGATCCTCGCAACTGGCTTCAAAGTCAGGTGTGA
- the rtkna gene encoding rhotekin isoform X3 produces the protein MPVDKLANMEEKLWILEDLNMMYIRQIALSLQDSDIQKKIDHEIRMRDGACKLLAACSQKDQALEAAKSLQTCSTRIMAYMSELQRMKEAQVMQKVTRRSSDAGPMDDRLPCKGKVAISDLRIPLMWKDTEYFKNKGELHRCAVFCLLQLGGEIFDTDMVIVDRTLTDICFDNTIVFNEARPGFELRVELYSCCSEDDYSAGSTPRKLASKLSSSLGRSAGKKLRAAMEPGPCSPVSNGGAAPLLLPVPSVPGPKYHLLAHTTLSLLHVQDSFRTHDLTISGNEECSYWLPLYGSMCCRLAAQPHCMTQQMMSGCLKVKQLGGDPQGWTKVYAVLKGTSLFCYHRQEDVEANVEPAFTIAINKETRIRASEKDPHSKVQNICISNQYGGEEVTHTLTADSREDTHQWMEAFWQHFYDMSQWKQCCDDLMKIELPSPRKPAPVTPKQGSLYHEMVIESSDDLSSTVSDILARRMQELELRSQLGTSPTWMSVFEENNLKSVGRPRPCTSRISGHSPSSPHRLPRSPVSPHRCPQTALLSSDTSLTSDSDSHCSTSPCSHHRGWPEPSSNFSLLSSSPSRVRPRTLSLDAKLSTLRGRGYGGGGTFQCPCQPPPSSLLTPLPISSRSPQSQRSTQTTLSCSSSTSSNSSSNSEGSHSPESSEGAPFSRPSPARRSLRNLRARLDPRNWLQSQV, from the exons GACAGCGACATCCAGAAGAAGATTGACCATGAGATCCGGATGCGCGATGGGGCCTGCAAGCTGCTGGCCGCCTGCTCCCAGAAAGACCAGGCGTTGGAAGCGGCAAAGAGCCTGCAGACCTGTAGCACTCGTATCATGGCCTACATGTCTGAGCTGCAGAGGATGAAAGAGGCTCAAGTCATGCAGAAGGTCACGCGGAGGTCATCGGATGCAGGGCCGATGGACGACAGACTTCCGTGCAAAGGAAAAGTGGCCATCTCAG ATCTTCGAATCCCTCTCATGTGGAAAGACACCGAGTACTTCAAGAACAAAGGAG AGCTTCATCGGTGTGCAGTGttctgcctgctgcagctgggaGGAGAGATCTTTGACACAGACATGGTGATAGTGGACCGGACACTCACCGATATTTGCTTTGACAACACCATCGTATT TAATGAAGCCAGGCCAGGTTTTGAGCTGCGTGTTGAGTTGTACAGCTGCTGCTCAGAGGACGACTACTCAGCAGGAAGCACGCCAAGGAAACTAGCCAGTAAACTGAGCTCCTCGCTGGGGCGATCAGCGGGGAAGAAGCTCCGGGCAGCCATGGAGCCTGGACCATGTAGTCCTGTTAGCAACGGAGGGGCAGCTCCACTTCTGCTGCCAGTCCCCTCTGTACC GGGCCCTAAGTACCACCTTTTAGCTCATACCACCCTGTCACTGTTACACGTCCAGGACAGCTTTCGCACGCATGACCTCACCATCTCAGGCAACG AAGAGTGTTCTTATTGGCTGCCACTCTATGGCAGTATGTGTTGCCGCCTCGCAGCTCAGCCTCACTGTATGACCCAGCAGATGATGAGTGGATGTTTAAAAGTTAAG CAGTTGGGAGGTGACCCTCAGGGTTGGACAAAAGTGTACGCTGTTTTAAAAGGAACAAGCCTTTTCTGCTACCACCGACAAGAAGATGTGGAGGCTAATGTTGAGCCAGCTTTCACCATTGCCATCAACAAG gAGACCAGAATACGTGCGTCGGAGAAAGACCCTCACAGTAAAGTTCAGAATATCTGTATTAGTAACCAGTACGGAGGAGAGGAGGTCACGCACACACTGACAGCAGACAGCCGCGAGGACACACACCAGTGGATGGAGGCCTTTTGGCAACATTTCTATGACATGA GCCAGTGGAAGCAGTGCTGTGATGACTTAATGAAAATTGAACTGCCATCACCAAGGAAACCGGCTCCTGTCACACCAAAACAGGGCTCACTCTATCATGAAATGG TTATTGAGTCATCTGATGACCTCAGCAGCACTGTGTCAGACATCTTGGCTCGGAGGATGCAGGAGCTGGAGCTCCGCAGCCAGCTGGGCACCTCCCCCACCTGGATGTCTGTGTTTGAGGAGAACAACCTCAAAAGCGTTGGCCGCCCCCGTCCCTGTACCTCTCGCATTTCTGGCCACAGCCCCTCCTCCCCTCATCGACTGCCCCGGAGCCCTGTGAGCCCTCATCGCTGCCCACAGACGGCTCTGCTGTCCTCAGATACAAGCCTGACCTCAGACAGCGACAGCCACTGCAGCACCAGTCCCTGCTCTCACCACCGTGGCTGGCCCGAGCCTTCTTCAAACTTCTCTCTCTTGTCATCTTCTCCTTCCCGTGTGAGGCCACGCACTCTGTCGCTGGATGCTAAGCTCAGCACCCTTCGAGGGCGGGGGTATGGAGGAGGTGGGACCTTCCAATGCCCCTGCCAGCCTCCTCCTTCCTCGCTGCTCACCCCACTCCCCATCTCCTCACGTTCACCTCAGTCACAACGCAGCACACAGACCACGCTCTCCTGTTCCAGCTCCACCTCTAGCAACAGCTCCAGCAACAGTGAGGGCAGCCACAGCCCCGAGTCATCTGAGGGAGCCCCCTTCTCAAGGCCCTCCCCAGCTCGACGCAGCCTCAGGAACCTCAGGGCCAGACTTGATCCTCGCAACTGGCTTCAAAGTCAGGTGTGA
- the rtkna gene encoding rhotekin isoform X5: MFCRNQTARATVARGSALEMEIRRGKFRKSVFLDTSQDSDIQKKIDHEIRMRDGACKLLAACSQKDQALEAAKSLQTCSTRIMAYMSELQRMKEAQVMQKVTRRSSDAGPMDDRLPCKGKVAISDLRIPLMWKDTEYFKNKGELHRCAVFCLLQLGGEIFDTDMVIVDRTLTDICFDNTIVFNEARPGFELRVELYSCCSEDDYSAGSTPRKLASKLSSSLGRSAGKKLRAAMEPGPCSPVSNGGAAPLLLPVPSVPGPKYHLLAHTTLSLLHVQDSFRTHDLTISGNEECSYWLPLYGSMCCRLAAQPHCMTQQMMSGCLKVKQLGGDPQGWTKVYAVLKGTSLFCYHRQEDVEANVEPAFTIAINKETRIRASEKDPHSKVQNICISNQYGGEEVTHTLTADSREDTHQWMEAFWQHFYDMSQWKQCCDDLMKIELPSPRKPAPVTPKQGSLYHEMAPLATPSCEGLLLQDNAVSAEIRALLSSYYNDR, encoded by the exons GACAGCGACATCCAGAAGAAGATTGACCATGAGATCCGGATGCGCGATGGGGCCTGCAAGCTGCTGGCCGCCTGCTCCCAGAAAGACCAGGCGTTGGAAGCGGCAAAGAGCCTGCAGACCTGTAGCACTCGTATCATGGCCTACATGTCTGAGCTGCAGAGGATGAAAGAGGCTCAAGTCATGCAGAAGGTCACGCGGAGGTCATCGGATGCAGGGCCGATGGACGACAGACTTCCGTGCAAAGGAAAAGTGGCCATCTCAG ATCTTCGAATCCCTCTCATGTGGAAAGACACCGAGTACTTCAAGAACAAAGGAG AGCTTCATCGGTGTGCAGTGttctgcctgctgcagctgggaGGAGAGATCTTTGACACAGACATGGTGATAGTGGACCGGACACTCACCGATATTTGCTTTGACAACACCATCGTATT TAATGAAGCCAGGCCAGGTTTTGAGCTGCGTGTTGAGTTGTACAGCTGCTGCTCAGAGGACGACTACTCAGCAGGAAGCACGCCAAGGAAACTAGCCAGTAAACTGAGCTCCTCGCTGGGGCGATCAGCGGGGAAGAAGCTCCGGGCAGCCATGGAGCCTGGACCATGTAGTCCTGTTAGCAACGGAGGGGCAGCTCCACTTCTGCTGCCAGTCCCCTCTGTACC GGGCCCTAAGTACCACCTTTTAGCTCATACCACCCTGTCACTGTTACACGTCCAGGACAGCTTTCGCACGCATGACCTCACCATCTCAGGCAACG AAGAGTGTTCTTATTGGCTGCCACTCTATGGCAGTATGTGTTGCCGCCTCGCAGCTCAGCCTCACTGTATGACCCAGCAGATGATGAGTGGATGTTTAAAAGTTAAG CAGTTGGGAGGTGACCCTCAGGGTTGGACAAAAGTGTACGCTGTTTTAAAAGGAACAAGCCTTTTCTGCTACCACCGACAAGAAGATGTGGAGGCTAATGTTGAGCCAGCTTTCACCATTGCCATCAACAAG gAGACCAGAATACGTGCGTCGGAGAAAGACCCTCACAGTAAAGTTCAGAATATCTGTATTAGTAACCAGTACGGAGGAGAGGAGGTCACGCACACACTGACAGCAGACAGCCGCGAGGACACACACCAGTGGATGGAGGCCTTTTGGCAACATTTCTATGACATGA GCCAGTGGAAGCAGTGCTGTGATGACTTAATGAAAATTGAACTGCCATCACCAAGGAAACCGGCTCCTGTCACACCAAAACAGGGCTCACTCTATCATGAAATGG CCCCACTTGCCACACCCTCCTGTGAGGGTCTTCTGCTGCAGGATAACGCTGTGTCTGCTGAGATTCGTGCTCTGCTCTCATCCTATTACAACGACAGGTGA